Proteins encoded together in one Candidatus Omnitrophota bacterium window:
- a CDS encoding 7-cyano-7-deazaguanine synthase encodes MSKKAVVLLSGGLDSATCLYACLEKGYE; translated from the coding sequence ATGAGCAAAAAAGCCGTTGTGCTTTTGTCCGGAGGATTGGACTCGGCAACCTGTCTTTATGCTTGCCTTGAAAAGGGCTATGAG
- a CDS encoding glutamate racemase produces the protein MASQNSGPIGVFDSGVGGLTVLKELLKELPHENFIYMGDTARVPYGTKSRRTVLRFAWDDVRFLLRYPVKALVVACNTVSSVALTHLQRNLAMPVIGVIEPAVARAVRITEKGRIGVLGTPTTVASGAYERAVRQLCPDLSVVSKACPLFVPLAEEGLLSGKLVDQVCEHYLKSIRSKRVDTVILGCTHYPLLRRAIAKSLGSPVRIIDSACELAQELRGLLEKRNLSARAKKNGYRKFYVSGDPKDFAQLGERFMGKSVRGVRKIQFG, from the coding sequence ATGGCTTCACAAAATAGCGGGCCCATTGGGGTTTTTGATTCCGGGGTGGGCGGTCTTACAGTTCTTAAGGAGCTGCTGAAGGAACTTCCTCACGAGAATTTTATCTACATGGGGGATACCGCGCGCGTGCCGTACGGAACCAAGTCGCGGAGAACCGTCCTGCGTTTTGCCTGGGATGATGTGAGATTTCTTTTGCGCTATCCGGTCAAGGCTTTGGTCGTGGCCTGCAATACGGTCTCCAGTGTGGCATTGACGCATTTGCAGCGAAACCTGGCCATGCCGGTAATCGGTGTTATCGAACCTGCGGTGGCCCGGGCGGTACGTATCACCGAAAAGGGACGCATCGGGGTGCTGGGCACCCCCACAACTGTGGCCAGCGGCGCTTATGAACGTGCGGTCCGGCAGCTTTGCCCCGATCTGAGTGTCGTTTCAAAAGCGTGTCCGCTCTTTGTGCCCTTGGCCGAAGAGGGATTGCTCAGCGGCAAGTTAGTCGACCAGGTCTGCGAGCATTACCTGAAGTCCATTCGCTCCAAGAGAGTCGATACCGTGATTCTGGGTTGCACGCACTACCCGCTTTTGCGGAGGGCCATCGCAAAGAGCCTGGGTTCCCCGGTTCGAATCATCGACAGCGCATGTGAGCTCGCGCAAGAGCTCAGGGGATTATTGGAGAAAAGGAATCTTTCCGCCCGGGCCAAGAAAAACGGGTATCGCAAATTTTATGTGAGCGGCGATCCTAAAGATTTCGCGCAGCTCGGAGAACGTTTCATGGGCAAGAGTGTCCGTGGAGTGAGAAAGATACAATTCGGATGA
- a CDS encoding N-acetylmuramoyl-L-alanine amidase, whose amino-acid sequence MIKRFPNPLRFLWITPLLLLAGCAGHPGRGTELSAYGLDAGGGYLPLRALCAQRGWEWEWDPHLQAVTVLPDKGPALKVLVGMDSVLLGDELRPLGKDVLLKEGSILVPAAILALLPLEIPPQTAPRIQQTAVPPVEAQPGQSFRIRRVVIDPGHGGKDPGALGRNGLQEKVVVLSIAKKLAEELRAQGIQVILTREDDRFIPLQARAEFANKHKADFFLSIHANSAHAKSAQGFEIYYLSEATDDNARALASAENSVDGPFEDEAYGERGTDLDATVWDLIHTENRIESIELAHALMGGLRKHVKVEERGVKSARFAVLRGTQMPSLLLEVGFVSNNDEGKRLSDPWFQKKIAQGIASGLLNYKREYERTNGFTK is encoded by the coding sequence ATGATTAAAAGATTCCCCAACCCCTTGCGCTTTCTTTGGATAACACCTTTGCTCCTTTTGGCCGGCTGCGCGGGTCATCCGGGCCGGGGCACGGAGCTCTCCGCATATGGTTTGGATGCCGGAGGCGGGTACTTGCCTTTGCGCGCGCTGTGCGCACAGCGCGGATGGGAATGGGAGTGGGACCCTCACTTGCAGGCTGTGACCGTGTTGCCGGACAAAGGGCCTGCGTTAAAAGTGCTTGTGGGCATGGACTCCGTTCTGCTGGGAGACGAATTGCGGCCTTTGGGCAAAGATGTGCTGCTGAAAGAGGGAAGTATCCTTGTGCCTGCCGCGATCCTGGCGCTTCTGCCTCTGGAGATTCCTCCGCAGACAGCCCCCCGAATTCAACAGACAGCCGTTCCCCCAGTAGAGGCCCAGCCCGGCCAAAGCTTCCGTATCCGGCGAGTGGTCATTGACCCCGGACACGGCGGCAAGGACCCGGGAGCTTTGGGAAGAAACGGGCTGCAAGAAAAGGTTGTGGTGCTTTCCATCGCCAAAAAGCTGGCGGAGGAGCTGAGAGCTCAGGGAATTCAGGTGATTCTCACGCGCGAGGACGACCGTTTTATTCCTCTTCAGGCGCGCGCTGAGTTTGCCAATAAGCACAAAGCGGATTTTTTCCTGAGCATTCATGCCAACAGTGCGCATGCAAAATCGGCTCAAGGTTTTGAGATCTACTATTTGTCCGAAGCCACGGATGACAATGCGCGCGCGCTGGCGAGCGCCGAGAACAGTGTGGACGGGCCCTTTGAGGATGAGGCGTACGGCGAGCGGGGTACGGATTTGGATGCGACAGTCTGGGATTTGATCCATACGGAGAACCGCATCGAATCCATTGAATTAGCCCACGCCTTGATGGGGGGGTTGCGCAAGCATGTGAAGGTGGAGGAAAGGGGCGTAAAGAGCGCGCGTTTTGCCGTGCTTCGGGGGACCCAAATGCCCTCCTTACTGTTGGAAGTGGGTTTTGTTTCAAATAATGATGAAGGAAAGCGTCTGAGCGATCCGTGGTTTCAGAAGAAAATTGCGCAGGGAATTGCAAGCGGTTTGCTGAATTACAAGCGGGAATACGAGCGTACGAATGGCTTCACAAAATAG
- a CDS encoding class II aldolase/adducin family protein: MRQYTGGPAILEEGYTKFECRWTPAKLPALEQVAGLCIHRDRLHALGLIGVYEDGVGYGNLSVRFLGAGADAFLISGTQTGHIPETSEEHYSLVQAYSIEENWVECVGQLPASSESLTHAMLYQLCESIQAVVHVHHHGFWENLLDRLPTTSPTAAYGTPQMALEIQRLWEESDLSAQRILAMGGHEEGVISFGESLHEACETLLSYFETGS; encoded by the coding sequence ATGCGACAATACACAGGAGGGCCCGCTATTTTGGAGGAAGGTTATACAAAATTTGAATGCCGCTGGACCCCGGCCAAATTGCCCGCGCTTGAGCAGGTAGCCGGACTTTGCATCCACCGGGACCGTTTGCATGCCTTGGGGCTCATCGGCGTTTACGAGGACGGAGTGGGTTACGGGAATCTCAGTGTGCGCTTTTTGGGCGCCGGGGCGGACGCCTTTTTGATTTCCGGAACACAAACCGGTCATATTCCCGAGACCTCGGAGGAACACTATTCCCTGGTTCAGGCTTACAGCATTGAAGAAAACTGGGTGGAATGCGTGGGCCAGCTGCCCGCCTCTTCGGAGTCCTTGACTCATGCCATGCTTTACCAACTCTGTGAGTCCATCCAAGCCGTTGTTCACGTTCACCACCACGGGTTTTGGGAGAATCTCCTCGATCGTTTGCCCACTACTTCCCCCACAGCGGCCTACGGCACTCCCCAGATGGCCCTTGAAATTCAACGTCTTTGGGAGGAATCGGATCTCTCTGCCCAAAGAATCCTGGCCATGGGTGGTCATGAAGAAGGCGTGATTTCCTTTGGAGAATCCTTGCACGAAGCCTGCGAGACCTTGCTCAGCTATTTTGAGACAGGCTCGTAG